In Anaerococcus prevotii DSM 20548, the genomic window ACAATATCCAAGAACTCTACCTAGAATGCTTGGAAGCGATAGGAATTAACCCAAGAGAGCACGACATAAGATTTGTCGAAGACAACTGGGAAAGTCCAACCCTAGGAGCCTGGGGACTCGGTTGGGAAGTATGGCTTGATGGAATGGAGATTACACAATTTACTTATTTCCAACAAGTAGGAGGGATAAACTGCGAGATCGAAAGTGGTGAGATTACCATTGGTCTTGAAAGAATCTTTATGTATCTATCAGGAGTGGATAATGTATTTGACATCCAATGGTCCAAGGATTTAACTTATAGAGATATCTTTGGTCTAGCCGAATACGAGAATTCAAAATATTCCTTCGAAGACGCAGACAACGAAGTCCTAGAAGAATTGTTTAATATTTACGAAAAAGAAGCCAACAGACTAATCGATCTAGGTCTATGCATTCCTGCCTACGACAATGTCTTAAAGACAAGCCACGCCTTCAACACCCTAGATGCCAAGGGGGCCATATCAGTTTCTGAGAGAAGCCACTATATCAAAAGGGTAAGAGACGTATCAAGCAAGGTAGCCCACAAGTTTATCGAGAAAAGAGAAGAGTTAGGCTACCCTCTTCTAAGAAAGGATAATGATGAGTAATTACTTATTAGAAATCGGAGTAGAAGAGATACCTTCTGATTATGTCAAAAACACCAAAAAACAATTAGAAGATAAATTTAAGAAACTAATCGAAGAAAACAAATTAACTTGCGAGTCTATCTCAGTAGAGTCAACTCCAAGAAGATTTGCTATCTTGTTAAACAATGTAGAGGCAGACCTTACAGAAAAGACCGTATCTGTCAAAGGACCAAGTGTGAAGATTGCCTATGACGAAGGTGGCGAGCCAAAAAAACCTCTCTTAGGTTTCCTAAGAGGCCAAGGAGCGGACTTATCTGATGTAGTAATCAGAGAGTTCAAGGGCGAAGACTATATTTATGTAGAAAAAAAGGAAAAGTCAAAATCAGTTGCTGAAGTCCTAAGAGAAAATGTCTACGAACTAGTGAAGTCAATTTCCTTCCCAAGATCTATGAGATGGGCAGGAAAGTCAATCAGATGGGCAAGACCAATCAGATGGTTCGTATCAATCCTAGATGACGAAGTCCTAGACTTTGATGCTGAGGGAATTTCTGTAGGAAGAGTGACCAAGGGCCACAGAAGTCTTGGGTCAAATCATATAGAAATCGATGAGATACAAAACTACGAAAAGCTCCTTAAGGAAAACTACGTAATCCTAAAATACAAGGACAGAAAAGACATCATCCTAAGAGGACTTAACAGACTATCTAGCGAAGTGGGCGGAGAGTATATGAAAGACGAAGCCCTCCTAGATGAAGTTATAAATATAGTAGAATATCCAACTGTCCTAATAGGAGGAATCGACAAAGACTATCTAGAAATCCCAAAAGAAGTAATAACAACTCCAATGAAGGACCATCAGAGATACTTCCCAGTCCTAGACGAGAACAAGAATCTACTTCCATATTTCCTAGTCGTAAGAAATGGTGACGAAGAATTTAAGGAAAATGTAGTAGAAGGAAACAAAAAGGTCCTAGTAGCAAGACTAGAAGA contains:
- the glyQ gene encoding glycine--tRNA ligase subunit alpha; this encodes MYFEDLIMKLEEFWKNEGCSVMLPYDTEKGAGTMNPNTFLRALGPEPWKVCYVEPSRRPADGRYGQNPNRLYQHHQMQILLKPTPDNIQELYLECLEAIGINPREHDIRFVEDNWESPTLGAWGLGWEVWLDGMEITQFTYFQQVGGINCEIESGEITIGLERIFMYLSGVDNVFDIQWSKDLTYRDIFGLAEYENSKYSFEDADNEVLEELFNIYEKEANRLIDLGLCIPAYDNVLKTSHAFNTLDAKGAISVSERSHYIKRVRDVSSKVAHKFIEKREELGYPLLRKDNDE